In a single window of the Bos javanicus breed banteng chromosome 16, ARS-OSU_banteng_1.0, whole genome shotgun sequence genome:
- the PUSL1 gene encoding tRNA pseudouridine synthase-like 1 isoform X6 — translation MGAGSVPARYLVYFQYLGTDFNGVAAVRGVQRAVGVQNYLEEAAERLNSVMPVKFTISSRTDAGVHALSNAAHLDIQRRSDLPPFSPEVLTEALNTHLKHPAIRVLQAFRVPSHFHARHAAISRTYLYRLATGCPRPDRLPVFERNRCWALQADCLDVAAMQEAAQHLLGTHDFSAFQSAGSPASSPVRTLRRASVSPDPASPFVLPEESRQLQFWSMEFESQSFLYKQVPHPCSLLAGPQRPSTEVTGNPLLLRCLTLPCTVQQPQQACTCHKSPLPWAPAQVGCHRGVVQEKASERKTPRQPVVVFIGDQHPKSPHPSPGRPGVEIKGEKPPRSVSLAKSSHSSRYVALCSLHR, via the exons ATGGGCGCGGGCTCGGTGCCGGCGCGCTACCTCGTGTACTTCCAGTACTTGGGAACGGACTTTAA CGGGGTCGCGGCCGTCAGGGGCGTCCAGCGCGCCGTCGGAGTCCAGAACTACCTAGAG GAGGCCGCAGAGCGGCTGAACTCGGTGATGCCGGTAAAGTTCACCATTTCCAGCCGCACGGATGCTGGGGTCCACGCCCTAAGTAACGCGGCGCACCTGGACATCCAGCGCCGCTCAGACCTGCCACCCTTCTCCCCTGAGGTCCTGACGGAAGCCCTCAACACCCACCTGAAGCACCCTGCAATCAG GGTGCTACAGGCCTTCCGTGTACCCAGCCACTTCCATGCCCGCCATGCAGCCATATCCAGGACCTACCTGTACCGCCTAGCTACCGGCTGCCCCAGGCCTGACAGGCTGCCTGTATTTGAACGAAACCGGTGCTGGGCGCTTCAGGCAGA CTGCTTGGATGTGGCTGCCATGCAGGAAGCCGCCCAGCACCTCCTGGGGACACATGACTTCAGTGCCTTCCAGTCGGCTGGCAGCCCAGCCTCCAGCCCGGTGCGCACCTTGCGCCGGGCCTCTGTGTCCCCCGACCCCGCCAGCCCCTTTGTCCTCCCCGAGGAAAGCAG GCAGTTGCAGTTCTGGAGCATGGAGTTTGAGAGCCAGTCCTTCCTGTACAAACAG GTCCCACATCCATGCAGCCTCCTCGCAGGCCCTCAGAGACCCAGTACAGAAGTCACAGGTAACCCTCtgctgctccgctgcttgacccTGCCCTGCACCGTGCAGCAACCACAGCAAGCCTGTACCTGCCACAAGTCCCCACTTCCCTGGGCACCTGCCCAGGTGGGTTGCCACAGAGGAGTGGTGCAGGAGAAAGCATCAGAAAGGAAGACGCCCAGACAGCCTGTGGTGGTTTTTATTGGAGATCAACACCCCAAGAGCCCCCACCCATCTCCTGGGAGGCCAGGAGTAGAAATAAAAGGTGAAAAGCCTCCCAGATCCGTTTCTTTGGCCAAAAGCAGCCACTCGAGCAGGTACGTGGCCCTGTGTTCTCTACACAGATGA
- the PUSL1 gene encoding tRNA pseudouridine synthase-like 1 isoform X4 — MGAGSVPARYLVYFQYLGTDFNGVAAVRGVQRAVGVQNYLEEAAERLNSVMPVKFTISSRTDAGVHALSNAAHLDIQRRSDLPPFSPEVLTEALNTHLKHPAIRQLQFWSMEFESQSFLYKQVPHPCSLLAGPQRPSTEVTGNPLLLRCLTLPCTVQQPQQACTCHKSPLPWAPAQVGCHRGVVQEKASERKTPRQPVVVFIGDQHPKSPHPSPGRPGVEIKGEKPPRSVSLAKSSHSSRYVALCSLHR; from the exons ATGGGCGCGGGCTCGGTGCCGGCGCGCTACCTCGTGTACTTCCAGTACTTGGGAACGGACTTTAA CGGGGTCGCGGCCGTCAGGGGCGTCCAGCGCGCCGTCGGAGTCCAGAACTACCTAGAG GAGGCCGCAGAGCGGCTGAACTCGGTGATGCCGGTAAAGTTCACCATTTCCAGCCGCACGGATGCTGGGGTCCACGCCCTAAGTAACGCGGCGCACCTGGACATCCAGCGCCGCTCAGACCTGCCACCCTTCTCCCCTGAGGTCCTGACGGAAGCCCTCAACACCCACCTGAAGCACCCTGCAATCAG GCAGTTGCAGTTCTGGAGCATGGAGTTTGAGAGCCAGTCCTTCCTGTACAAACAG GTCCCACATCCATGCAGCCTCCTCGCAGGCCCTCAGAGACCCAGTACAGAAGTCACAGGTAACCCTCtgctgctccgctgcttgacccTGCCCTGCACCGTGCAGCAACCACAGCAAGCCTGTACCTGCCACAAGTCCCCACTTCCCTGGGCACCTGCCCAGGTGGGTTGCCACAGAGGAGTGGTGCAGGAGAAAGCATCAGAAAGGAAGACGCCCAGACAGCCTGTGGTGGTTTTTATTGGAGATCAACACCCCAAGAGCCCCCACCCATCTCCTGGGAGGCCAGGAGTAGAAATAAAAGGTGAAAAGCCTCCCAGATCCGTTTCTTTGGCCAAAAGCAGCCACTCGAGCAGGTACGTGGCCCTGTGTTCTCTACACAGATGA
- the PUSL1 gene encoding tRNA pseudouridine synthase-like 1 isoform X3 yields MGAGSVPARYLVYFQYLGTDFNGVAAVRGVQRAVGVQNYLEEAAERLNSVMPVKFTISSRTDAGVHALSNAAHLDIQRRSDLPPFSPEVLTEALNTHLKHPAIRVLQAFRVPSHFHARHAAISRTYLYRLATGCPRPDRLPVFERNRCWALQADCLDVAAMQEAAQHLLGTHDFSAFQSAGSPASSPVRTLRRASVSPDPASPFVLPEESRQLQFWSMEFESQSFLYKQDDLGSVHRSHIHAASSQALRDPVQKSQVTLCCSAA; encoded by the exons ATGGGCGCGGGCTCGGTGCCGGCGCGCTACCTCGTGTACTTCCAGTACTTGGGAACGGACTTTAA CGGGGTCGCGGCCGTCAGGGGCGTCCAGCGCGCCGTCGGAGTCCAGAACTACCTAGAG GAGGCCGCAGAGCGGCTGAACTCGGTGATGCCGGTAAAGTTCACCATTTCCAGCCGCACGGATGCTGGGGTCCACGCCCTAAGTAACGCGGCGCACCTGGACATCCAGCGCCGCTCAGACCTGCCACCCTTCTCCCCTGAGGTCCTGACGGAAGCCCTCAACACCCACCTGAAGCACCCTGCAATCAG GGTGCTACAGGCCTTCCGTGTACCCAGCCACTTCCATGCCCGCCATGCAGCCATATCCAGGACCTACCTGTACCGCCTAGCTACCGGCTGCCCCAGGCCTGACAGGCTGCCTGTATTTGAACGAAACCGGTGCTGGGCGCTTCAGGCAGA CTGCTTGGATGTGGCTGCCATGCAGGAAGCCGCCCAGCACCTCCTGGGGACACATGACTTCAGTGCCTTCCAGTCGGCTGGCAGCCCAGCCTCCAGCCCGGTGCGCACCTTGCGCCGGGCCTCTGTGTCCCCCGACCCCGCCAGCCCCTTTGTCCTCCCCGAGGAAAGCAG GCAGTTGCAGTTCTGGAGCATGGAGTTTGAGAGCCAGTCCTTCCTGTACAAACAG GATGACCTGGGGTCTGTCCATAGGTCCCACATCCATGCAGCCTCCTCGCAGGCCCTCAGAGACCCAGTACAGAAGTCACAGGTAACCCTCtgctgctccgctgcttga
- the PUSL1 gene encoding tRNA pseudouridine synthase-like 1 isoform X1 has product MGAGSVPARYLVYFQYLGTDFNGVAAVRGVQRAVGVQNYLEEAAERLNSVMPVKFTISSRTDAGVHALSNAAHLDIQRRSDLPPFSPEVLTEALNTHLKHPAIRVLQAFRVPSHFHARHAAISRTYLYRLATGCPRPDRLPVFERNRCWALQADCLDVAAMQEAAQHLLGTHDFSAFQSAGSPASSPVRTLRRASVSPDPASPFVLPEESRQLQFWSMEFESQSFLYKQVRRMTAVLVAVGLGALMPAQVKAILESRDPLGKHQSRVAPAHGLFLKSVLYEGLGPTSMQPPRRPSETQYRSHR; this is encoded by the exons ATGGGCGCGGGCTCGGTGCCGGCGCGCTACCTCGTGTACTTCCAGTACTTGGGAACGGACTTTAA CGGGGTCGCGGCCGTCAGGGGCGTCCAGCGCGCCGTCGGAGTCCAGAACTACCTAGAG GAGGCCGCAGAGCGGCTGAACTCGGTGATGCCGGTAAAGTTCACCATTTCCAGCCGCACGGATGCTGGGGTCCACGCCCTAAGTAACGCGGCGCACCTGGACATCCAGCGCCGCTCAGACCTGCCACCCTTCTCCCCTGAGGTCCTGACGGAAGCCCTCAACACCCACCTGAAGCACCCTGCAATCAG GGTGCTACAGGCCTTCCGTGTACCCAGCCACTTCCATGCCCGCCATGCAGCCATATCCAGGACCTACCTGTACCGCCTAGCTACCGGCTGCCCCAGGCCTGACAGGCTGCCTGTATTTGAACGAAACCGGTGCTGGGCGCTTCAGGCAGA CTGCTTGGATGTGGCTGCCATGCAGGAAGCCGCCCAGCACCTCCTGGGGACACATGACTTCAGTGCCTTCCAGTCGGCTGGCAGCCCAGCCTCCAGCCCGGTGCGCACCTTGCGCCGGGCCTCTGTGTCCCCCGACCCCGCCAGCCCCTTTGTCCTCCCCGAGGAAAGCAG GCAGTTGCAGTTCTGGAGCATGGAGTTTGAGAGCCAGTCCTTCCTGTACAAACAG GTGCGGAGAATGACTGCTGTACTTGTAGCCGTGGGGCTGGGGGCTTTGATGCCTGCTCAGGTGAAAGCCATTCTGGAGAGCCGGGACCCCCTGGGGAAACACCAGTCCCGTGTGGCCCCTGCCCATGGCTTGTTCTTGAAGTCAGTGCTCTACGAAGGCCTTG GTCCCACATCCATGCAGCCTCCTCGCAGGCCCTCAGAGACCCAGTACAGAAGTCACAGGTAA
- the PUSL1 gene encoding tRNA pseudouridine synthase-like 1 isoform X2, with protein sequence MGAGSVPARYLVYFQYLGTDFNGVAAVRGVQRAVGVQNYLEEAAERLNSVMPVKFTISSRTDAGVHALSNAAHLDIQRRSDLPPFSPEVLTEALNTHLKHPAIRVLQAFRVPSHFHARHAAISRTYLYRLATGCPRPDRLPVFERNRCWALQADCLDVAAMQEAAQHLLGTHDFSAFQSAGSPASSPVRTLRRASVSPDPASPFVLPEESRQLQFWSMEFESQSFLYKQVRRMTAVLVAVGLGALMPAQVKAILESRDPLGKHQSRVAPAHGLFLKSVLYEGLG encoded by the exons ATGGGCGCGGGCTCGGTGCCGGCGCGCTACCTCGTGTACTTCCAGTACTTGGGAACGGACTTTAA CGGGGTCGCGGCCGTCAGGGGCGTCCAGCGCGCCGTCGGAGTCCAGAACTACCTAGAG GAGGCCGCAGAGCGGCTGAACTCGGTGATGCCGGTAAAGTTCACCATTTCCAGCCGCACGGATGCTGGGGTCCACGCCCTAAGTAACGCGGCGCACCTGGACATCCAGCGCCGCTCAGACCTGCCACCCTTCTCCCCTGAGGTCCTGACGGAAGCCCTCAACACCCACCTGAAGCACCCTGCAATCAG GGTGCTACAGGCCTTCCGTGTACCCAGCCACTTCCATGCCCGCCATGCAGCCATATCCAGGACCTACCTGTACCGCCTAGCTACCGGCTGCCCCAGGCCTGACAGGCTGCCTGTATTTGAACGAAACCGGTGCTGGGCGCTTCAGGCAGA CTGCTTGGATGTGGCTGCCATGCAGGAAGCCGCCCAGCACCTCCTGGGGACACATGACTTCAGTGCCTTCCAGTCGGCTGGCAGCCCAGCCTCCAGCCCGGTGCGCACCTTGCGCCGGGCCTCTGTGTCCCCCGACCCCGCCAGCCCCTTTGTCCTCCCCGAGGAAAGCAG GCAGTTGCAGTTCTGGAGCATGGAGTTTGAGAGCCAGTCCTTCCTGTACAAACAG GTGCGGAGAATGACTGCTGTACTTGTAGCCGTGGGGCTGGGGGCTTTGATGCCTGCTCAGGTGAAAGCCATTCTGGAGAGCCGGGACCCCCTGGGGAAACACCAGTCCCGTGTGGCCCCTGCCCATGGCTTGTTCTTGAAGTCAGTGCTCTACGAAGGCCTTG GATGA
- the PUSL1 gene encoding tRNA pseudouridine synthase-like 1 isoform X5, which produces MGAGSVPARYLVYFQYLGTDFNGVAAVRGVQRAVGVQNYLEEAAERLNSVMPVKFTISSRTDAGVHALSNAAHLDIQRRSDLPPFSPEVLTEALNTHLKHPAIRVLQAFRVPSHFHARHAAISRTYLYRLATGCPRPDRLPVFERNRCWALQADCLDVAAMQEAAQHLLGTHDFSAFQSAGSPASSPVRTLRRASVSPDPASPFVLPEESRQLQFWSMEFESQSFLYKQCSTKALVRGSDLRRSLLVP; this is translated from the exons ATGGGCGCGGGCTCGGTGCCGGCGCGCTACCTCGTGTACTTCCAGTACTTGGGAACGGACTTTAA CGGGGTCGCGGCCGTCAGGGGCGTCCAGCGCGCCGTCGGAGTCCAGAACTACCTAGAG GAGGCCGCAGAGCGGCTGAACTCGGTGATGCCGGTAAAGTTCACCATTTCCAGCCGCACGGATGCTGGGGTCCACGCCCTAAGTAACGCGGCGCACCTGGACATCCAGCGCCGCTCAGACCTGCCACCCTTCTCCCCTGAGGTCCTGACGGAAGCCCTCAACACCCACCTGAAGCACCCTGCAATCAG GGTGCTACAGGCCTTCCGTGTACCCAGCCACTTCCATGCCCGCCATGCAGCCATATCCAGGACCTACCTGTACCGCCTAGCTACCGGCTGCCCCAGGCCTGACAGGCTGCCTGTATTTGAACGAAACCGGTGCTGGGCGCTTCAGGCAGA CTGCTTGGATGTGGCTGCCATGCAGGAAGCCGCCCAGCACCTCCTGGGGACACATGACTTCAGTGCCTTCCAGTCGGCTGGCAGCCCAGCCTCCAGCCCGGTGCGCACCTTGCGCCGGGCCTCTGTGTCCCCCGACCCCGCCAGCCCCTTTGTCCTCCCCGAGGAAAGCAG GCAGTTGCAGTTCTGGAGCATGGAGTTTGAGAGCCAGTCCTTCCTGTACAAACAG TGCTCTACGAAGGCCTTGGTAAGAGGAAGTGACCTGAGGAGGTCCCTGCTTGTACCCTGA